In Pelosinus sp. UFO1, one genomic interval encodes:
- the hcp gene encoding hydroxylamine reductase — MSMFCRQCEQTAGGTGCTKVGVCGKNEDIASLQDTLVFGLKGISAYAHHARELGARDEQVDAFMHDALFFTLTNVNFSLERHIEMVLKCGEMNLRIMEVLDNAHVARYGSPAPAQVFTGTKAGHGIVITGHDLLDLEELLKQTEGTGINVYTHGEMLPAHSYPELRKYKHLVGNFGTAWQNQRTEFENFSGAILVTTNCVMPLTENCTYGDRIYMRNITGLQGGKQILDRDFSEIIAHAKALPALTETAGDYTIATGFHHNVILSLADKIVDAVKAGKIKRFFLIGGCDGAKTGRNYYTEIAQKVPKDCVILTVACGKYRFNNIDFGDIDGIPRLLDLGQCNNAFSGIQVAVALAKAFNCGVNDLPLSFVLSWYEQKAVAILLTLLHLGVKNIRIGPTPPAFISPNVFKVLNESFGLQLITTPDEDLKAILG; from the coding sequence ATGAGTATGTTCTGTCGTCAATGTGAGCAAACTGCAGGTGGTACAGGCTGTACCAAAGTAGGAGTCTGTGGTAAAAACGAGGATATTGCCAGTCTCCAAGATACCCTTGTTTTTGGTTTAAAAGGAATTTCCGCTTATGCTCACCACGCTCGGGAACTAGGCGCTAGAGATGAACAAGTTGACGCTTTTATGCATGATGCTTTATTCTTCACTCTAACTAACGTTAACTTTAGCTTAGAGCGCCATATTGAAATGGTGTTAAAATGTGGTGAAATGAATCTTAGAATTATGGAAGTTTTAGATAATGCTCATGTTGCCCGTTATGGTTCACCAGCACCTGCACAAGTATTTACGGGTACTAAAGCAGGTCACGGTATTGTCATCACTGGACATGATCTATTAGATCTTGAAGAATTATTGAAACAAACAGAAGGAACAGGCATTAATGTTTATACTCATGGAGAAATGTTACCTGCTCATTCCTATCCTGAACTTAGAAAATATAAACACTTAGTAGGTAATTTTGGTACTGCATGGCAAAATCAGCGCACAGAGTTTGAAAATTTCTCTGGTGCTATTTTGGTAACAACAAACTGTGTAATGCCTCTAACTGAAAACTGTACTTATGGTGACCGCATTTATATGCGTAACATTACCGGTTTACAAGGTGGCAAACAAATTCTTGATCGTGATTTCTCTGAAATCATTGCTCATGCAAAAGCACTACCAGCATTAACTGAAACTGCTGGCGATTATACAATTGCTACTGGTTTCCATCACAATGTAATTCTTAGCTTGGCTGATAAAATCGTGGATGCTGTTAAAGCGGGAAAAATTAAACGTTTCTTCTTGATCGGCGGTTGCGATGGCGCAAAAACTGGCCGCAATTACTACACTGAAATTGCCCAAAAAGTTCCGAAAGATTGCGTAATCCTTACAGTTGCTTGCGGTAAATATCGCTTTAATAACATTGACTTTGGTGATATCGATGGTATCCCTCGTCTACTGGATTTAGGACAATGTAATAATGCGTTTTCTGGTATCCAAGTAGCGGTAGCCTTAGCTAAGGCCTTTAACTGCGGCGTTAATGATTTACCTCTTTCTTTTGTCTTATCTTGGTATGAACAAAAAGCAGTGGCTATTCTCTTAACGTTACTTCACTTAGGAGTCAAAAATATTCGCATTGGCCCTACACCACCTGCTTTCATCTCTCCAAACGTATTCAAAGTATTGAATGAATCCTTTGGTCTACAACTCATCACAACCCCTGATGAGGACTTAAAAGCCATTCTTGGTTAA
- a CDS encoding zinc metalloprotease HtpX, translating into MNNLKTTLLLAALTGILMAIGGLFGGRSGVGVMLLVSLAMNLGSYWFSDKIVLSMYNAREITPEQGPDLFKMVANLAHRANLPMPRVYVIDTDVPNAFATGRSPQYGVVAVTTGIMKTLTYDELSGVVAHELAHIKNRDTLISTIVASIAGVITWIAHMAQWSAMFGMGRNDEEDNGGIIGTLFTIILAPLAATLIQLGISRSREYLADQAGGKISNNPLALASALEKIDYYAKHQVLPSSTPSTSHLFIINPLSGAGNWAMSLFSTHPTTKERVARLREQAGRH; encoded by the coding sequence ATGAATAATCTAAAGACAACCTTGTTATTAGCTGCATTAACAGGTATATTAATGGCAATCGGCGGCCTATTCGGTGGTAGATCTGGAGTTGGGGTTATGCTCTTAGTTTCCCTTGCCATGAATCTTGGTAGTTACTGGTTTAGCGATAAAATCGTGCTGTCAATGTACAATGCACGAGAAATTACCCCGGAGCAAGGACCTGATCTATTTAAGATGGTCGCAAATCTTGCCCACAGAGCAAATCTTCCCATGCCTCGAGTTTATGTTATTGATACCGATGTACCAAATGCTTTTGCTACTGGTCGCAGTCCCCAATATGGTGTAGTAGCGGTTACTACAGGGATCATGAAAACCTTAACCTATGACGAATTATCAGGAGTCGTTGCCCACGAACTAGCCCATATTAAAAACCGCGATACACTTATTAGTACAATTGTTGCCTCTATTGCTGGTGTCATTACCTGGATTGCTCATATGGCTCAGTGGTCTGCTATGTTTGGTATGGGTCGTAATGATGAGGAGGATAATGGTGGTATTATTGGTACTCTGTTTACCATTATTTTAGCCCCTCTAGCGGCAACCCTAATTCAATTAGGAATTTCCCGTTCAAGAGAATACCTCGCTGACCAAGCTGGCGGAAAAATCTCAAATAATCCCTTGGCTCTGGCCAGCGCCTTAGAAAAAATCGATTATTATGCGAAACATCAAGTGCTGCCCTCCTCTACACCATCCACTTCCCACTTATTTATCATTAATCCCTTAAGCGGGGCAGGAAATTGGGCTATGAGCTTATTCAGCACCCATCCAACCACAAAAGAACGGGTAGCTCGTCTTAGAGAGCAGGCAGGCCGTCATTAA
- a CDS encoding metallophosphoesterase, which translates to MNIHLPTILIIILILYSAVNFYIGIRGWQTFSTRSSPIFRLFYLLIFGICALSYPLGSLIQTLSPSTLGDNLTYAGSFWLGMIYYLLIATLFIDLLRVLHKYKPFLPKRATQHPFFVATVIFWLTTGLILYGTWNARHPVTMNYEITIPKTTGSLETLQVVMVSDIHLGKIIDNRRLTKIVNRINQLEPDIVLIAGDIIDNQVDVLPDQNMIENFSRLHPKLGTYAILGNHEYFDKQPDRVIQYMEQGNVHILRDQWAIVANSFYVVGRDDVSKQRYTGIKRQDLASVMMGIDHSLPILLLDHQPTSLEDAVNQGVDLQLSGHTHLGQLFPNNLITKKLYELDWGYLSKENLQVIVSCGVGTWGPPIRIGNRPEIINLTIHFVNNKD; encoded by the coding sequence ATGAATATTCATTTACCTACTATACTTATTATCATACTGATACTATACAGTGCCGTCAATTTTTATATTGGCATACGCGGATGGCAAACTTTCTCTACTAGATCTTCACCTATTTTTCGCCTATTTTATCTCTTAATTTTTGGCATCTGTGCATTATCTTATCCACTAGGAAGTTTAATACAAACTCTTTCTCCTTCTACCCTTGGTGATAACCTCACCTACGCTGGCTCTTTTTGGCTAGGTATGATCTACTATTTATTGATAGCTACCCTTTTCATTGATCTACTACGTGTCTTACATAAATATAAACCTTTTTTGCCCAAGAGGGCAACACAACATCCTTTTTTCGTAGCTACCGTTATATTTTGGCTGACGACAGGTCTAATCCTTTATGGAACTTGGAATGCCCGCCACCCGGTAACGATGAATTACGAAATTACGATTCCAAAAACTACAGGTTCCCTAGAAACTTTACAAGTTGTCATGGTCTCTGACATTCATTTAGGAAAAATTATTGATAATCGACGTTTAACAAAAATAGTGAACCGCATTAACCAACTTGAGCCCGATATTGTTCTTATTGCTGGCGACATCATTGACAATCAAGTAGATGTTCTCCCAGATCAAAATATGATCGAGAATTTTAGCAGGCTTCATCCCAAGCTTGGCACTTATGCGATACTCGGTAACCATGAATATTTTGACAAACAGCCCGATCGTGTTATTCAATATATGGAACAAGGTAACGTCCATATACTTCGGGACCAGTGGGCCATTGTTGCAAATAGCTTTTACGTAGTGGGCCGAGATGATGTATCTAAACAACGTTATACAGGAATTAAGCGGCAAGATTTGGCTTCTGTTATGATGGGCATTGATCACAGTTTACCGATTCTCTTACTCGATCATCAACCTACCAGTCTAGAAGATGCGGTTAATCAAGGTGTTGATCTACAACTATCAGGTCATACTCACTTAGGGCAACTATTCCCTAACAATTTAATTACTAAAAAGCTGTATGAATTAGATTGGGGCTATTTATCTAAAGAAAATTTACAAGTTATTGTATCCTGTGGAGTAGGCACATGGGGCCCCCCCATTCGCATTGGAAATCGTCCAGAAATTATCAATTTGACAATTCACTTTGTTAATAATAAAGATTGA
- a CDS encoding DegV family protein — MSQIHIVVDSIGQVPAEMLAMHPNLHIVSLKVRIGDQEWQENEISTKELFQISKDKKLHPMTSQPALGDFIEVCKPLIAAGKEIIIITVSGGLSGTVEGARSVAKMLDEEHIHVLDSATASVGMVQMAKAALEMASSGCNAKEIVATVEVMAKATHTFLIPDTLEYLYKGGRIGGAAALFGSILQIRPLLHLVDGKIAVIDKVRTKQRVINRMLDELQKYQTLEYIGIGQIDVPEEGEALAARIKGMYPNTPILPARIGSVLGAHLGPGLLGLVFQEKI, encoded by the coding sequence GTGTCGCAAATACACATTGTTGTTGATAGCATTGGGCAAGTTCCAGCAGAAATGCTTGCAATGCATCCAAATTTACATATAGTTTCTTTAAAGGTGCGAATCGGTGATCAGGAATGGCAAGAAAATGAAATTTCAACTAAAGAATTGTTTCAAATAAGTAAAGATAAAAAGCTACATCCTATGACTTCCCAGCCCGCTCTAGGTGATTTTATCGAAGTTTGTAAACCTCTCATTGCAGCAGGTAAAGAGATTATTATCATAACTGTATCGGGAGGATTAAGTGGCACGGTAGAAGGAGCCCGATCTGTTGCAAAGATGTTAGATGAAGAACATATCCATGTACTGGATTCAGCAACTGCATCTGTCGGTATGGTACAGATGGCTAAGGCGGCACTAGAAATGGCATCCTCAGGCTGTAATGCGAAGGAAATCGTTGCTACTGTTGAGGTAATGGCAAAAGCTACCCACACCTTTTTAATTCCTGATACTTTAGAGTATTTATATAAAGGTGGACGTATTGGGGGAGCTGCCGCATTATTCGGCAGTATTTTACAAATAAGACCATTATTGCATTTAGTAGATGGAAAAATTGCTGTAATAGATAAGGTTCGTACCAAGCAGCGGGTCATAAATCGCATGCTAGACGAACTGCAAAAGTATCAAACGTTGGAATATATTGGTATTGGCCAAATCGATGTTCCAGAAGAAGGGGAAGCATTAGCAGCCCGGATTAAGGGAATGTATCCTAATACTCCTATATTACCTGCAAGAATTGGCTCTGTGTTGGGTGCTCATTTGGGACCAGGGTTATTAGGGCTTGTTTTTCAGGAAAAAATCTAA
- a CDS encoding LL-diaminopimelate aminotransferase: MALLNENYLKLPGSYLFAEIAKRVTQFKAENPEANIIRLGIGDVTKPLTPTVIESLHKAVDEMANAETFRGYGPEQGYNFLIKKIIETDYIPRGITLDEDEVFVSDGSKSDVGNIQEIFGVHNKVAITDPVYPVYLDTNVMAGRTGTISNGVFENVTYLPCNAENKFIPELPKEKVDLIYLCVPNNPTGTTLSRGELKKWVDYAKANNSIILFDAAYEAYIQDPELPHSIYEIEGAKDVAIEFRSFSKTAGFTGTRCAFTVVPKTVMGLTSKGEPHPLNKLWNRRQTTKFNGVPYIIQKGAEAVYSPEGQAEIKGIVSYYMDNARIIKEGLDSIGLETFGGVNAPYIWLKTPKGMDSWSFFDKLLHEVHIVGTPGTGFGPAGEGYFRLTAFGNKEATIEAVERIKTKLKL; the protein is encoded by the coding sequence ATGGCATTATTAAATGAAAACTACTTAAAACTCCCAGGCAGCTATTTATTTGCCGAAATAGCGAAAAGGGTAACTCAATTTAAAGCAGAAAATCCTGAAGCAAACATTATTCGCTTAGGAATCGGTGATGTTACAAAACCTTTAACACCTACTGTCATTGAGAGCTTACATAAGGCAGTCGACGAAATGGCAAATGCTGAAACCTTTAGAGGTTATGGTCCAGAGCAAGGTTATAATTTTCTAATTAAGAAAATTATAGAAACAGATTATATTCCTAGAGGTATTACCTTAGATGAAGATGAAGTTTTCGTTAGTGACGGTTCAAAAAGTGATGTAGGTAATATTCAAGAAATTTTCGGTGTACATAATAAAGTCGCTATTACGGATCCCGTATATCCTGTATATCTAGACACTAATGTAATGGCTGGCCGAACAGGCACTATTTCAAACGGAGTCTTTGAAAATGTTACTTATTTACCTTGTAATGCGGAAAACAAATTCATCCCTGAATTACCGAAAGAAAAGGTAGATCTTATTTATCTATGTGTTCCTAACAATCCAACAGGAACTACTCTTTCTAGAGGTGAGTTAAAAAAATGGGTGGATTACGCCAAAGCAAATAACTCCATCATCTTATTTGATGCTGCTTATGAAGCCTATATTCAAGATCCAGAACTTCCTCATAGCATTTATGAAATCGAAGGCGCAAAAGACGTTGCGATTGAATTTAGATCTTTTTCTAAAACTGCTGGTTTTACTGGTACTCGCTGCGCCTTTACTGTTGTTCCTAAAACAGTTATGGGCCTCACCTCCAAAGGAGAACCACACCCTCTGAATAAATTGTGGAATCGTAGACAAACTACAAAGTTTAATGGCGTACCTTATATCATCCAAAAAGGCGCAGAAGCCGTTTATTCTCCTGAAGGCCAAGCTGAAATCAAAGGCATTGTCAGCTATTACATGGACAATGCAAGAATCATTAAAGAAGGCCTCGATAGCATTGGACTGGAAACCTTTGGTGGTGTAAATGCTCCTTATATTTGGTTAAAGACACCAAAAGGTATGGATTCATGGTCTTTCTTTGACAAACTGCTTCATGAAGTCCACATTGTCGGTACTCCTGGAACAGGTTTTGGCCCTGCAGGGGAAGGTTACTTCCGCTTAACTGCTTTTGGTAACAAAGAGGCTACCATAGAAGCGGTGGAAAGAATTAAAACTAAATTAAAATTATAA
- a CDS encoding Crp/Fnr family transcriptional regulator, with product MNMTENKTDELDYLKDIPVFLNLPEEQLRIIHNHTVERRFGKGNIIFLEGDSGEGFHYVKSGKVKVLRTSDDGREHIIKILGAGEIFAEVLMFNNQPYPATAVAVEPSCVGMIRNVDLEQLVLKNNVLALQLIKALSQRLIYAQQKIKNLALHDVMSRTVEVLLRLSQEQGHKLESGVIEIDLDLSRQDLASLVGTTRETVTRTLSSLKKDKIIDFDGHKVRILDVAYLTKLLSLS from the coding sequence ATGAATATGACGGAGAATAAAACGGACGAATTAGATTATCTAAAAGACATACCTGTGTTTTTAAATTTACCAGAGGAACAATTGCGAATTATTCACAATCATACAGTTGAACGGCGTTTCGGTAAAGGTAATATTATCTTCTTAGAAGGTGATTCTGGGGAAGGATTTCATTACGTAAAAAGTGGCAAAGTAAAAGTGCTAAGAACCTCAGATGATGGTCGGGAGCATATTATCAAAATTTTAGGTGCAGGTGAAATTTTTGCGGAAGTCTTGATGTTTAATAATCAGCCCTATCCAGCAACAGCAGTAGCAGTAGAACCTTCTTGTGTTGGAATGATTCGTAATGTGGATTTGGAGCAGCTTGTCCTTAAAAATAATGTATTAGCCTTGCAGCTAATTAAAGCATTAAGCCAACGCTTAATTTATGCCCAGCAGAAAATCAAAAATCTAGCGTTGCATGATGTTATGTCACGTACTGTAGAGGTATTATTGCGATTAAGTCAGGAACAAGGTCATAAATTAGAAAGTGGTGTTATTGAGATTGATCTTGACTTATCAAGGCAGGATTTAGCGAGTTTGGTAGGTACAACAAGAGAAACCGTTACAAGAACGCTAAGCTCCTTAAAAAAAGATAAAATCATTGATTTCGATGGTCATAAGGTTAGAATTCTTGATGTAGCCTATTTAACGAAATTATTATCTTTATCCTAA
- a CDS encoding cell division protein FtsA → MEKDLLFALDIGTRSVVGLVGEKVDNSIRIIASERLEHHTRAMMDGQIHDVPEVANIIAQVKAKLEASCGPLRKVSVAAAGRALCTIKSNAEIDAGERGILTASDEHSLELAAIQSAQHKLATSNTITDPTSYYCVGYSVVSYTLDNTPLKTLVGQRGKIATIELIATFLPRQVIDSLQSALKIVNLEMATLTLEPIAAINVLIPQTMRHLNLALVDIGAGTSDVALTKDGSITGYGMVPCAGDEITEAISQQYLLDFNVAEKVKRQLNDPENQTIRFNDVLGLVQEVPTKEITQRIERHVAELSQAIAKEILMLNVTPPQAVLLIGGGSLTPMLAEALAQSLDIPAPRVAVRRPDAIEGISQIPDDLCTPDAVTPLGILRLSASRTLNFINVTLNEQPLHLFNLGQLTIADALLAAGIDIRSLHGRPGLGITITINEETHFFPGTHGTPSLIELNDTKTGLSEQIKENDTIKITKGTSGTVPTLCLRDVVNVLPPYTVSINEELYDIHPIITVNGIPAELDTLLADRDHVTYRLPTTLEQVLTVTDNVVEITPYRYIINGSEREYNVWPKYSINGVSAQSTSSVNKDDIILTGVLSEPTVEELLGLDNYEENFITVLFNKTNCSVPLRRFTIIMNDKPAQATDTAHNNSIINFSCTDQEHPMVTDVLLAADFDTKTLPPGSTVKIHLNKQPTEYTSLVKNGDEIDVFVTSR, encoded by the coding sequence ATGGAAAAAGATCTACTATTTGCATTAGATATTGGAACACGTAGTGTCGTCGGCCTAGTCGGCGAAAAAGTAGATAATAGCATTCGTATTATAGCCTCTGAACGCCTAGAACATCATACAAGGGCTATGATGGATGGCCAAATTCACGACGTTCCGGAAGTAGCAAACATTATCGCACAAGTAAAAGCTAAATTGGAAGCCTCCTGTGGCCCCTTACGAAAAGTATCGGTAGCAGCAGCTGGACGGGCCCTATGTACAATTAAATCTAACGCTGAAATTGATGCAGGCGAACGTGGTATTCTAACTGCTAGCGATGAACATTCTTTAGAATTAGCCGCCATTCAATCAGCGCAGCACAAGCTAGCTACTTCTAATACAATTACAGATCCTACCTCTTACTATTGTGTTGGTTATAGTGTTGTCAGTTATACTCTTGACAATACACCTTTAAAGACCTTAGTGGGACAACGAGGAAAAATAGCTACGATTGAGCTAATTGCCACTTTTCTCCCTAGACAAGTTATTGATTCCCTACAATCGGCTCTTAAAATTGTAAATTTAGAAATGGCTACCTTAACATTAGAACCGATTGCAGCCATTAACGTACTCATTCCCCAAACTATGCGCCATCTAAACTTAGCATTAGTTGATATAGGTGCAGGTACTTCTGATGTAGCTCTCACCAAGGATGGTTCAATTACTGGCTATGGTATGGTCCCCTGCGCTGGTGATGAAATCACCGAAGCTATTTCCCAGCAATATTTGCTAGATTTCAATGTAGCTGAAAAAGTTAAACGCCAACTAAATGATCCCGAAAATCAAACTATCCGTTTCAATGACGTATTAGGTTTGGTACAAGAAGTACCTACCAAGGAGATCACTCAACGTATTGAGCGCCATGTCGCCGAATTATCTCAGGCTATTGCTAAAGAAATTTTGATGCTTAATGTCACGCCACCACAAGCCGTACTTTTAATTGGTGGTGGTTCCCTGACTCCTATGTTAGCAGAAGCCTTGGCCCAATCCCTTGACATTCCAGCTCCTCGAGTTGCCGTTCGCCGTCCTGATGCAATAGAAGGAATTAGCCAAATCCCAGATGACCTTTGCACGCCCGACGCAGTTACTCCTCTTGGTATTTTGAGACTTTCTGCCAGTCGCACCCTCAATTTTATAAATGTTACATTAAATGAGCAACCTCTCCATCTTTTCAATCTTGGGCAACTGACCATCGCCGATGCACTACTTGCTGCTGGAATAGATATACGAAGTTTGCATGGTCGACCTGGACTAGGTATCACTATCACAATTAACGAGGAAACCCACTTTTTCCCTGGGACCCATGGTACACCCAGTCTTATTGAACTAAATGATACTAAAACCGGCCTATCTGAACAAATCAAAGAAAATGATACTATCAAAATAACAAAAGGTACCTCTGGAACAGTTCCGACCCTTTGTCTTCGCGATGTAGTTAACGTTTTACCGCCTTATACAGTTTCTATTAACGAAGAGCTTTACGATATACATCCTATCATTACCGTAAATGGCATTCCAGCTGAACTAGACACTCTTTTAGCTGATCGGGATCATGTTACCTATCGCTTACCAACAACTCTAGAGCAGGTATTGACGGTCACGGACAATGTAGTAGAAATAACCCCTTATCGTTATATTATTAACGGCAGCGAACGCGAATACAATGTGTGGCCCAAATATAGCATTAACGGAGTCTCTGCCCAGAGTACTAGCTCCGTAAATAAAGATGATATTATTCTTACTGGCGTACTTTCTGAACCTACAGTTGAGGAATTGTTAGGATTAGATAACTATGAGGAAAATTTTATTACCGTCTTATTTAATAAAACCAACTGTAGCGTTCCCTTACGGCGCTTTACTATTATAATGAATGACAAACCGGCACAAGCAACGGATACTGCTCACAATAACAGTATCATTAATTTTTCATGTACTGACCAAGAACATCCTATGGTTACTGATGTTCTACTTGCCGCGGATTTTGATACGAAAACCTTACCTCCTGGCAGTACTGTAAAAATTCATTTAAATAAACAACCTACAGAATATACTTCTCTTGTTAAAAACGGTGACGAAATCGATGTTTTTGTTACATCTCGATAA
- a CDS encoding FlxA-like family protein, with translation MSIAISGSTQTSQSSSDSNVSALQKQLKSLTSQIQELQTEDATKNAKQIELLEQQMQQIEMQIQQAQQKSQSQSQNSNKNQNSSTKSEIGPAYEVSLTQTSNQTALNSEEASETDDATKS, from the coding sequence TTAGCGGCAGTACCCAAACCAGTCAATCTAGTTCTGATAGTAATGTATCTGCATTGCAGAAGCAGTTAAAAAGTCTTACGAGTCAAATACAAGAATTGCAAACCGAAGATGCAACCAAAAATGCAAAGCAAATTGAGTTGCTTGAACAGCAAATGCAACAAATTGAAATGCAAATTCAACAAGCACAACAAAAATCCCAATCTCAATCGCAAAATTCTAATAAAAATCAAAATAGTTCAACAAAGTCAGAGATTGGACCTGCCTATGAAGTGAGCCTTACTCAAACTAGCAATCAAACGGCTCTTAACAGTGAAGAAGCGTCAGAAACAGATGATGCTACTAAATCATAA
- a CDS encoding YgeY family selenium metabolism-linked hydrolase, which yields MEDKKSIPPFGIVDEEKMIGFCQELIQIPSYTGQEQEVADYIVERMLTLGYDRAWVDGVGNVIGEIRGEKSGPKLLYDGHIDTIPVSGSEEWINEPFEGIVEEGYLYGRGAVSKGALAAMVYGLAPLAQHKAQLAGSVFVSGTVGKEQFEGLAFRQVMQVIKPDYVIIGEASGLNICHGQRGRAQIIAMTSGKAAHSAIASAGKNAGYKMLSLVQEMLKQATFSKESLGQGSLELIHIASAPSPSSSTVPHKCWATFDRYIVQGETEEAILEPFHKVIEFLRAEDVGFEAEVGIVEAGIECYTGQYLTGKRFFPAWMIPSEHELVSRSLAALTRAGLSPKLSCYQISTNGSYSAGMAKVPTIGFGPGCQEDMHIADEKLELAQLSAAAKGYQIISYPFLFSE from the coding sequence ATGGAAGATAAAAAGAGTATCCCACCCTTTGGTATAGTGGATGAGGAGAAAATGATTGGTTTTTGCCAAGAATTAATCCAAATTCCTAGTTATACTGGACAAGAACAGGAAGTAGCGGATTATATCGTAGAGAGAATGCTTACATTAGGGTATGACCGTGCCTGGGTAGATGGAGTTGGAAATGTAATTGGTGAAATCCGCGGCGAAAAATCAGGTCCTAAGTTGCTATATGATGGGCATATCGATACCATACCTGTAAGTGGGAGTGAAGAGTGGATAAACGAGCCCTTCGAAGGGATAGTAGAAGAGGGGTATCTTTATGGTAGGGGTGCTGTGAGTAAAGGGGCCTTAGCGGCTATGGTTTACGGGTTGGCACCTTTGGCTCAGCATAAGGCACAGTTAGCCGGTTCGGTGTTTGTTTCAGGTACCGTTGGGAAAGAGCAATTTGAAGGCCTAGCATTTCGCCAAGTTATGCAGGTGATTAAACCCGATTATGTCATCATCGGCGAGGCTTCAGGACTAAACATTTGTCATGGACAACGGGGGCGGGCCCAAATCATTGCCATGACTTCAGGAAAGGCAGCTCATTCAGCAATTGCTTCGGCAGGTAAAAATGCCGGATATAAGATGTTATCACTAGTGCAAGAAATGTTAAAACAGGCTACCTTTTCCAAAGAGTCTTTAGGGCAAGGTAGCCTAGAATTAATTCATATAGCTTCCGCCCCTTCTCCAAGTAGTTCCACAGTACCTCATAAATGCTGGGCAACATTTGATCGGTATATAGTACAAGGAGAGACGGAAGAGGCAATTTTAGAACCTTTTCATAAAGTTATTGAATTTTTACGAGCTGAGGATGTTGGATTTGAAGCCGAAGTAGGTATTGTAGAAGCTGGTATTGAATGTTACACTGGGCAATACCTGACGGGAAAACGCTTTTTTCCTGCATGGATGATACCTTCTGAACATGAATTAGTAAGTCGCTCACTAGCGGCGTTAACCAGGGCTGGTTTATCTCCTAAACTTTCCTGCTATCAGATTTCTACCAATGGTAGTTATTCAGCGGGTATGGCGAAGGTGCCGACGATTGGTTTTGGTCCGGGGTGTCAAGAAGATATGCATATTGCTGACGAGAAGCTGGAATTAGCCCAGTTAAGTGCAGCAGCGAAAGGGTATCAGATTATTTCCTATCCGTTTTTGTTTAGTGAATAA